The DNA segment agttattcaacacgtaaaagattcgcttcaaaattcagacatttcagaaatacacccttcgaaacttcgactatgtgaaagcttgtgacgtagaatgcctttattcaaatatagtaatttttgttaattcgacaacactggaaccgatcaagaagatatccacagattacaaaaaattgtttctgtaatctgtgtctttaccttcttaaaaccgatgacattttgtgtcattgtgtgtttttcttgtcaaatgtgaataatgtgatcatcaaacttgatatttatcacatctatggtgatcagaaaactttcatgaccaatactgacacaaatgggcgttgccggattgtaaaaatgacgtagaatgttcacaagagcacttctgaaatcagaattttcgtaatcgaatacagacaaaatgcaatatgttaaaattcgaaaaaaatttatttcgagatatttgagttataaggatttttatgacatatattttgaaatttaggaaaataccccattgcccttaaaattaattttttattgcgTTTGTTTATTTCTAGAAGTAGATGTAGAATTCAACTTATCTTTTTGATATTAAAGTGACCATAAGTTCcagaaatatctcgaaaattgtCCCTTATCCTAATTTTCTTGTTTGATTTGTTCATTTCCAAAACTTtggaattttatattttgaaaattgtcctTGATCTTAATTATCTTGTTTTGTTTGTTCTTGTTAGAACTTTAGAAGTTCTAGACAAACCGACACAAACATTGTTTATAACTGAATTCAAATAAGACTATTACGAAAACAAAAAATCTATCCTATATCGAGGAGAAAATACaaggaaaaataaggaaaagTAAAATCTTAAATACTTTATCATATGAAAACGATATAAATGCAGCAAAAATGTTTCTCAATCATTATACCCttaattcattattttaattCCCTAGTTTGTCTTCAGTTCTGGAACCATATTATTATCTTTACTCAAAATCAGAAcacagattcacaacagctTATAATACTAAAAGCACAGTCACATATGTTGCTCATTTAAGAATAATCTAGTGATCGaagcaacaacaaaaattcaacacatTTTTTCCAGGTCTCCAGGATGGATAATATCAACAAATTCGAAGTTAAAAAGTGCATCATGGCTATTTCGAAAAAGTTGAGAGAACCTCAGAGTTCCATGAATAAAAATCTTCGAAGAAGGGTATTGATTGTTAACATGCACAACCAAATTCTGAAAAGAATAGGCGCTGATAATCCGccgaagaaaaatgaaaaatcacacGTACCACCATTGACGCCCGTGGAAGAAATGATTGAGCTGGATAGGAGACTGGAGAAATCCTTTAAAATATCGGATGTTTTAGACGGCATAGTTCAGGGAATATTCGATCCTGTGAAATCAAACGAAAAAATCGCCAGAATGTGTCATCAAGAAAGGCCCGTTAGGACCTTCAGACATAGGAATTTCATCCATGAAACACCCAAAAGGGCTGTGTATCAGGGAGAATTAGCGGAAACGAATGTGCGTGAGTCCCATTCTGACAATTTAAATCCAGTGAAACATTGTTCGAAAGAAGGATGTTTGTTCTACGAGGAATACGTTTTACAAACTGGACGTCGGAAAAGGAGACGGCAGAAATGATTATTTTCTAATAAAATTGTATATGTATATAgtgtaattttttcctgtactaTATGGCACTATTTGCTTTCCAAACTGTAACATGTATATCcccatgaattttgaatttttttttatataatataaatgaACACCATTTACATCCATATTGAAGTAATTTGATTGatagataattttttcataaatacttgTAACAGTAGAGTAGAGCTTCGAATTATACTTACTTTTTAAATATTACTCCAAATCtcagaagaaaagaaaaagcacTGAAAAACTAGTGGTAGTTAATCAAGCAGATTCAAAGGACGTACACTCCAACTATTTTATACACAAATATGTATATAAGAAAAAGTAATttgacaaatgaaaattttttcgtgatatttgaattgtaaatatgtaaatacTGTATCTGAATTGATTATACATGAATTATTCTGTATCATAAATAAATTCTTTCTAACAAATGAATATTTCTTTTTCCcacaaatttccaaaaaatataTAGGTATCACAAGATTGAAATTATTAAGATAACaataaattgaagttaaagcttcatttttgatattcatCGATTTATTTGAATTGTCTAATACGTACCTTCTCTAGCAAACAAAATGTAATTTATTGAAATCTTATGGATATATCCTGAGTCATTAGGCAAcatcatttcaaatataaattgaaagcaTTGTTCTGTCCATTGCAAATCATTTttaagatatttaaattttcgcaaaaaggaaaaaattcaaTGCTATAgctcatgaaaaaaaattataaatgcaTCAAAAAGCATGCATGCATAATTGTGATTTCATTCGTCATATATATTCGGGATTCCAAAGATTAGTCATTGAAGTACACACTATAATAGAATTGATTCAAGA comes from the Coccinella septempunctata chromosome 2, icCocSept1.1, whole genome shotgun sequence genome and includes:
- the LOC123306711 gene encoding uncharacterized protein LOC123306711, which encodes MVSRMDNINKFEVKKCIMAISKKLREPQSSMNKNLRRRVLIVNMHNQILKRIGADNPPKKNEKSHVPPLTPVEEMIELDRRLEKSFKISDVLDGIVQGIFDPVKSNEKIARMCHQERPVRTFRHRNFIHETPKRAVYQGELAETNVRESHSDNLNPVKHCSKEGCLFYEEYVLQTGRRKRRRQK